In Acidobacteriota bacterium, a single window of DNA contains:
- a CDS encoding protein kinase, with product MARCSGCGRSLHEGLHSCPSCGGTAVPARIERGLQPLREPGDLLEGRYRIERVLGTGASGVVYGVIDELARTRVALKLLWDRPEEGDGTLERLRREIKASLRAPHPHLLPIHDLILVEERPALLMEWVEGETLRDRIRREGGLPHREAESVAVCILAALSHLHGLGVLHRDVKSGNVLVGADGSVKLGDFGLAKGEDLGESLTLTGVALGTPGYMAPEVIRGGEASVRSDLYGVGAVLFEMLAGHVPFQGTNSLEVASRQLAEEPPYHLLRSRGVPRWLVQVTGRLLARDPSDRYASAGEVLQALKGRSAGFYFPRVWRRRVLAAGLAAALGGLGWGLLAWREGGSDLTTVIQGKRLEVRDRKGRMVWSRTFDRPICSAHYGRFGPEGSGAVAVSFMPTEETPTLFGSDEGRTWIECFDRSGRPWSRFQLFMTDIPFSQRFVVTLDSHVFRKGEPACLVARGVHATWYPSVLSVFRIRRGMQVDHTTALPLLSVENSGHISRWTYADLHGDGVDEIVYACVNNRLFRALFVGAVALRREMGAEAAMVSSPDCSVDPLDHPIFYRCVGFDSYDRMTFGKAGPRGVLLFVDPERQIRRLVSPEGDLEDEGEALFPPSRQLSSFNGLIFRLVQHREAGRWADMLELCEKEWPGNTPGPYGYLGRLFQASALIGLGRYREALSLAEAPPPPGPSTPAPRYLEQIRADALFFTGDYQGCQKAVDESFAAPRFARMEVGQTGLWAALYAGDEVWGRRLVGSDPIRVFEWYVDLYPGIAAYLRGDFEEAERRFRLSYASDAGGKVTEPGLWLTDALLRRGRAAEARKIFDVLSKTFPGEHLQEGELGLFLRFREGTSPALLVPAFDGLLARRRLEAATEPEARALLPLTLARSAALHRAAGDLPAARRLEAEARRLAPPSWKAALKMPGD from the coding sequence ATGGCGCGTTGTTCGGGCTGCGGGAGGTCCCTCCACGAGGGCCTGCATTCCTGTCCGTCCTGCGGGGGCACGGCGGTTCCGGCGCGCATCGAGCGGGGCCTCCAGCCCCTCCGCGAGCCGGGTGACCTTCTCGAGGGGCGCTACCGAATCGAACGAGTCTTGGGCACGGGGGCCTCGGGCGTGGTCTACGGCGTCATCGACGAACTGGCCCGAACCCGTGTGGCGCTCAAGCTCCTCTGGGACCGTCCCGAGGAGGGAGACGGCACCCTCGAACGGCTGAGGCGGGAGATCAAGGCCTCCCTGCGGGCTCCCCATCCCCACCTTCTCCCGATCCACGACCTGATCCTGGTGGAGGAGCGGCCGGCGCTCCTGATGGAGTGGGTGGAGGGGGAGACGCTCCGAGATCGAATCCGAAGGGAGGGTGGGCTCCCCCATCGGGAGGCCGAGTCCGTGGCCGTTTGCATCCTGGCGGCCCTCTCCCACCTTCACGGCCTGGGCGTTCTCCACCGAGACGTGAAGAGCGGGAACGTCCTTGTGGGAGCCGACGGATCGGTCAAGCTGGGAGATTTCGGTCTGGCCAAGGGCGAAGACCTAGGAGAGAGCCTGACGCTCACGGGCGTGGCCCTGGGAACGCCGGGGTACATGGCTCCGGAGGTCATCCGTGGGGGTGAGGCTTCGGTGCGCTCGGACCTCTACGGCGTCGGCGCGGTTCTCTTCGAAATGCTGGCGGGGCACGTGCCCTTCCAGGGGACGAACAGCCTGGAGGTGGCCAGCCGCCAGCTCGCCGAGGAGCCGCCCTACCACCTTCTCAGGTCCCGGGGCGTGCCGAGGTGGCTGGTGCAAGTGACCGGACGCCTCCTTGCGCGGGATCCCTCGGACCGCTACGCCTCCGCCGGGGAGGTCCTGCAGGCCCTGAAGGGCCGGTCGGCGGGCTTCTACTTTCCCCGGGTCTGGCGGCGGAGGGTCCTGGCGGCGGGTCTGGCCGCGGCCCTCGGAGGGCTCGGGTGGGGCCTCCTGGCGTGGCGGGAGGGGGGGAGCGACCTCACGACGGTCATCCAGGGGAAGCGCCTGGAGGTCCGGGACCGAAAGGGTCGGATGGTCTGGTCCCGGACATTCGACCGGCCCATCTGCTCTGCGCACTATGGCCGCTTCGGGCCGGAGGGGAGCGGTGCCGTGGCCGTTTCCTTCATGCCGACAGAGGAGACCCCCACCCTCTTCGGCAGTGATGAAGGCCGGACGTGGATCGAATGCTTCGACAGGAGCGGCCGCCCCTGGTCGCGGTTCCAGCTTTTCATGACCGACATCCCCTTCAGCCAGCGCTTCGTCGTAACCCTCGATTCCCACGTCTTCCGGAAGGGAGAGCCGGCGTGTCTGGTGGCCCGGGGCGTCCACGCCACCTGGTACCCCTCCGTTCTGAGCGTGTTTCGGATCCGGCGCGGAATGCAAGTAGATCACACCACCGCTCTCCCCCTCCTCAGCGTGGAGAACTCCGGCCACATCTCCCGATGGACCTACGCCGACCTCCACGGAGACGGCGTGGACGAGATCGTCTACGCCTGCGTCAACAACCGCCTCTTTCGTGCCCTTTTCGTGGGGGCCGTGGCTCTGAGAAGGGAAATGGGAGCAGAAGCGGCCATGGTCTCCTCCCCCGACTGCTCCGTGGACCCGCTGGACCATCCCATTTTCTACCGGTGCGTGGGCTTCGACAGCTACGACCGCATGACCTTCGGAAAGGCCGGGCCCCGGGGCGTCCTGCTCTTCGTGGACCCCGAGAGGCAGATCCGGAGGCTTGTTTCGCCGGAAGGCGACCTGGAGGATGAGGGAGAAGCGCTCTTTCCCCCTTCCCGACAGCTTTCGTCCTTCAACGGGCTGATCTTCCGCCTCGTCCAGCACCGGGAGGCCGGCCGGTGGGCGGATATGCTGGAGCTGTGCGAAAAGGAGTGGCCCGGGAACACTCCCGGCCCCTACGGCTACCTGGGCCGGCTCTTCCAGGCCTCGGCCCTCATCGGCCTCGGCCGGTACCGGGAGGCCCTCTCCCTCGCGGAGGCACCGCCGCCCCCCGGCCCTTCGACGCCGGCGCCCCGCTACCTGGAGCAGATCCGCGCCGACGCCCTCTTCTTTACGGGAGATTACCAGGGGTGCCAGAAGGCGGTGGACGAATCCTTCGCCGCGCCCCGTTTCGCCCGCATGGAAGTGGGGCAGACGGGTCTCTGGGCCGCCCTGTACGCCGGCGACGAGGTCTGGGGCCGGCGCCTCGTGGGGAGCGACCCCATCCGTGTTTTCGAGTGGTACGTGGACCTCTACCCCGGCATCGCCGCCTATTTGCGCGGGGACTTCGAAGAGGCCGAGCGCCGCTTCCGCCTCTCCTACGCCTCCGACGCCGGGGGCAAGGTGACGGAGCCGGGACTCTGGCTCACCGATGCCCTTCTGAGGCGGGGCCGGGCGGCCGAGGCCCGAAAGATCTTTGATGTGCTTTCAAAGACCTTTCCCGGTGAGCACCTCCAAGAGGGTGAACTGGGTCTCTTTCTGAGGTTCCGCGAAGGGACATCTCCCGCCCTTCTGGTGCCCGCCTTCGACGGCCTCCTGGCCCGGCGCCGCCTGGAGGCGGCCACCGAACCCGAGGCCCGGGCCCTGCTCCCCCTCACCCTCGCCCGATCCGCCGCCCTCCACCGCGCCGCCGGCGACCTGCCCGCCGCCCGCCGCCTCGAGGCCGAAGCCCGGCGCCTCGCCCCCCCTTCCTGGAAGGCCGCGTTGAAGATGCCAGGGGATTGA